Proteins from a single region of Ziziphus jujuba cultivar Dongzao chromosome 1, ASM3175591v1:
- the LOC107415694 gene encoding uncharacterized protein LOC107415694 isoform X2: MGSVAAMTRPYRAAMEGKLGEVKIFYQKYPERLQAPLTVNGDTAIHIAVFIRDMKLLKSLLQILKSQSEESPPFPILGDKEEEESLFQVKNLHGQTALHLAAADGNLEALNLLLCKDEKLLNIRNDRGETPLFVAASYGKTEAVKYLYRRIKEDKKPHVERKDKTSILHVAILGEYFETAVELLNSVNWDDVSPDAVDANGTTGFQLLANMPSAFKSAYRMGKFKTLLYYCLPNVDYAENYDKGKLQVTSGRNEVDLESGSGREDHEPSNEQTENRPSVFPTIQMVWNDKKKHNKALELAKILAKADLSWKHGNTGGAPSHRTDEWNEIYDIFSKDPGDEEEKQEKNLEKIHTTFKDEKVNVEKEDETPPTTFRSRFLYETPFIAAGRNGILEIVKAVLDVYPQAIEHVNKQNENIFHVVAKYRSAKILDYLLSSSNVPVSRQRNKLNTENGDSILHGAAYLSASSSRDRPGEALLMQSDLQWFERIKKIVPYYFINHQNYKRLTAQELFTEQHKQLLQDGQEWLRRTAEACTIVAVLIATVAFTCAYTVPGGSTDTGHPLLLKATPFSVFATSDALSLCFSLTSVVVFLSIMTSKMNEQDFRMSLPLKLLLGLTTLFLSVAFMMVAFSATLLLMIRERLHWAAIPIYTVACCPVTIFLLLQFPLYLNISWFTVTGLFTAK; encoded by the exons ATGGGGAGTGTTGCAGCAATGACGAGGCCTTATCGAGCAGCGATGGAGGGAAAGTTGGGTGAGGTGAAGATCTTCTATCAGAAATACCCTGAAAGATTGCAAGCTCCTCTAACGGTCAATGGGGACACCGCCATCCACATTGCAGTTTTCATTAGAGACATGAAGTTGCTTAAATCTCTTCTTCAAATATTGAAATCACAAAGTGAGGAGTCTCCACCGTTTCCAATCTTAGgtgataaagaagaagaagaatcacTCTTTCAGGTAAAGAACCTTCATGGTCAAACTGCTCTTCATTTGGCAGCCGCTGACGGAAATCTCGAAGCTTTGAACCTCTTACTTTGTAAAGATGAAAAGCTACTCAATATTAGAAATGACAGAGGAGAAACTCCTCTGTTTGTGGCCGCTTCATATGGCAAAACAGAAGCTGTCAAGTATTTATATCGTAGAATCAAGGAGGACAAGAAACCTCACGTCGAACGAAAAGACAAAACTTCCATTCTTCATGTAGCTATTCTTGGCGAATACTTtg AAACGGCTGTGGAATTGCTCAACTCAGTCAACTGGGACGACGTTTCTCCTGATGCGGTGGATGCAAATGGTACCACTGGTTTTCAGCTTCTAGCTAACATGCCTTCTGCTTTCAAGAGTGCATACCGAATGGGCAAATTCAAGACGCTACTCTACTATT GCCTTCCCAATGTGGATTACGCTGAAAACTATGACAAGGGAAAACTACAGGTTACCTCGGGTCGGAATGAAGTAGATTTAGAGAGTGGCAGCGGAAGGGAAGATCACGAACCGTCTAATGAACAAACCGAGAATCGTCCGTCTG TATTCCCAACCATTCAAATGGTGTGGAATGATAAGAAGAAGCATAACAAAGCGCTAGAGCTGGCCAAGATTTTAGCCAAAGCAGATCTTTCTTGGAAACATGGAAACACTGGTGGAGCTCCTAGTCATAGGACCGACGAGTGGAACGAGATTTACGACATATTCAGTAAAGATCCtggagatgaagaagaaaaacaagaaaaaaacttAGAGAAAATACACACGACTTTCAAAGATGAAAAAGTCAATGTAGAGAAAGAAGATGAAACTCCACCTACAACTTTCCGAAGTAGGTTTCTTTATGAGACTCCATTTATTGCAGCAGGAAGAAATGGGATCTTAGAGATAGTAAAGGCTGTTCTTGATGTTTACCCACAGGCCATCGAACATGTAAATAAGCAAAATGAGAATATATTTCATGTTGTAGCCAAATATCGCAGTGCAAAGATTTTGGATTATCTTCTATCTTCTTCAAATGTTCCCGTATCAAGACAGAGGAACAAGCTCAACACTGAAAACGGTGACAGTATTTTGCATGGTGCAGCATACTTATCTGCGTCTTCCTCAAGGGATAGGCCTGGGGAAGCCCTTCTCATGCAGTCCGACTTACAATGGTTTGAG agaataaaaaaaattgtgccaTATTATTTCATCAACCATCAAAACTACAAGAGACTTACAGCCCAAGAATTGTTCACGGAGCAACACAAGCAGCTGCTCCAGGATGGGCAAGAGTGGCTAAGGCGAACAGCAGAGGCCTGTACCATAGTTGCGGTGCTTATTGCCACGGTTGCTTTCACATGTGCCTACACTGTCCCCGGAGGTTCCACTGACACCGGCCATCCTCTACTCCTCAAGGCAACCCCTTTCTCTGTCTTTGCCACCTCTGATGCATTGTCGCTGTGTTTCTCGCTGACTTCGGTGGTGGTTTTTCTGTCCATTATGACTTCCAAAATGAATGAGCAAGACTTCAGGATGTCTCTGCCGTTGAAGCTTCTATTGGGTCTAACCACACTGTTTTTATCAGTGGCATTCATGATGGTTGCTTTTTCTGCTACCCTTTTGCTTATGATAAGAGAAAGGCTACATTGGGCTGCCATTCCTATCTATACCGTCGCCTGCTGCCCTGTtaccatttttcttcttctccaattCCCTCTCTACCTCAATATTTCTTGGTTCACCGTAACTGGTTTGTTCACTGCCAAATAA
- the LOC107415712 gene encoding uncharacterized protein LOC107415712, with translation MAKYVDHELYKNFKDMYEGLMKGDMKKVLKQYDKLVPLPDYLTVFGDTLLHIAIFMDREDIAREILKRYVDNQLYDLIHQKNNLGNTVLHEVATTNMVTLARDLLDYAPKLLSSRNNLGEMPLFKAAYNGQHDMFDVLSLAVNLTDKDNLDQHLNSKEGTNVLHLTILAEFFGFPTFENIKEKDGYKKEDQKDSYQLDSIEDEELYNPKTKGYKKWPPTYNVFMRIASGWPMMKTIYKEYRKHESAFRLAKLLIKQDTTWQEIESKKEEGKSSLLPTPPTSLLTATTNGIVEIVKEILKVYPQAVEHVSEAGQNILHIAIKYRQLEVFNHVMEMEVAMYRLVKQIDKNGYTILHQVGNIGNYPGGTLPGPALQLQDELHWLERVRNIVPPQYVTLRSKKKSPKEEEEEYETADELFLRTHTELLKDAQSWIKQTSESCSTVAVFIASVAFVAAYTIPGGSDKKTGVPILLHNSFFMVFVVMDVLSLISSLISVVLFLSILTSPFELQDFRNSLPRKLTFGFTFLFISVAVTMLAFAATIILVIHLKKHWITILVYSLAFLPVTLFALLQYPLYHAFMETMNYTWITIKKSLPSLPCSTPVSSVYKKN, from the exons ATGGCTAAGTACGTTGATCATGAACTTTACAAGAACTTCAAAGACATGTATGAAGGATTAATGAAGGGCGACATGAAGAAAGTGCTCAAACAATATGATAAGCTGGTTCCTTTACCGGATTACTTAACTGTATTTGGTGACACACTTCTTCACATCGCCATTTTCATGGACCGTGAAGACATTGCAAGAGAAATCCTCAAAAGGTATGTCGACAATCAACTCTATGATCTAATTCACCAGAAGAACAACCTAGGAAACACAGTTCTTCACGAGGTGGCTACCACGAATATGGTGACCCTCGCCAGGGACTTGTTAGATTATGCTCCGAAGCTGCTGTCTTCCAGAAACAACCTTGGTGAAATGCCTCTCTTTAAAGCCGCATACAATGGCCAACATGATATGTTCGATGTCCTGTCTCTTGCGGTGAATCTCACGGACAAAGACAATCTCGATCAACACCTCAATAGCAAAGAGGGAACTAATGTTCTTCATTTGACAATTCTTGCTGAGTTTTTTG GTTTTCCGACGTTTGAGAACATTAAGGAAAAAGACGGTTACAAGAAGGAAGATCAAAAAGATTCTTATCAACTTGACTCGATTGAAGATGAGGAGCTGTATAATCCTAAAACCAAAGGTTACAAGAAGTGGCCTCCAACATATAACGTTTTTATGCGCATTGCCTCAG GATGGCCAATGATGAAAACGATCTATAAAGAATATAGAAAGCATGAATCTGCTTTCAGACTGGCCAAGTTGCTAATAAAACAAGACACTACATGGCAGGAAATTGAATCAAAAAAAGAAGAGGGAAAGTCTTCCCTACTGCCTACTCCTCCTACCTCACTGCTTACGGCAACAACAAATGGGATAGTAGAGATTGTCAAAGAAATACTAAAAGTGTATCCTCAGGCAGTAGAGCATGTAAGCGAGGCGGGCCAAAACATATTGCACATAGCCATAAAATACCGACAATTGGAGGTCTTTAATCACGTAATGGAGATGGAAGTGGCAATGTATAGGTTGGTTAAACAGATCGACAAAAATGGCTACACAATCTTGCACCAAGTAGGAAACATAGGCAATTACCCTGGAGGTACCCTCCCTGGTCCCGCACTTCAGTTGCAAGATGAGTTGCACTGGTTAgag CGTGTGCGAAACATTGTACCACCCCAATATGTGACGCTCCGCAGCAAGAAAAAATCtcccaaagaagaagaagaagaatacgaGACTGCTGATGAGTTATTTCTAAGAACTCATACAGAACTACTCAAGGACGCACAGAGCTGGATAAAGCAGACGTCCGAGTCTTGCTCCACCGTAGCTGTTTTTATCGCTTCCGTTGCCTTTGTGGCTGCTTATACCATTCCCGGAGGTAGCGACAAGAAGACAGGGGTACCAATCCTCCTGCACAACTCTTTCTTCATGGTGTTTGTAGTCATGGATGTACTCTCCCTCATCAGCTCCTTGATTTCGGTTGTTCTGTTCCTTTCTATTCTCACTTCCCCATTTGAGCTCCAAGATTTTCGAAACTCCCTCCCTCGAAAGCTCACGTTCGGCTTCACATTCCTCTTCATCTCGGTGGCGGTGACCATGCTAGCATTTGCAGCCACAATCATACTCGTCATTCATTTGAAGAAGCACTGGATTACAATTCTCGTTTACTCTCTTGCATTCCTTCCAGTCACTCTCTTTGCTCTCTTGCAGTACCCTTTGTACCATGCTTTCATGGAGACCATGAACTACACTTGGATAACCATCAAGAAATCGTTACCTTCTCTTCCTTGTTCTACTCCTGTTTCCTCCGTTTACAAGAAAAATTGA
- the LOC107415694 gene encoding uncharacterized protein LOC107415694 isoform X3 codes for MGSVAAMTRPYRAAMEGKLGEVKIFYQKYPERLQAPLTVNGDTAIHIAVFIRDMKLLKSLLQILKSQSEESPPFPILGDKEEEESLFQVKNLHGQTALHLAAADGNLEALNLLLCKDEKLLNIRNDRGETPLFVAASYGKTEAVKYLYRRIKEDKKPHVERKDKTSILHVAILGEYFETAVELLNSVNWDDVSPDAVDANGTTGFQLLANMPSAFKSAYRMGKFKTLLYYCLPNVDYAENYDKGKLQVTSGRNEVDLESGSGREDHEPSNEQTENRPSGFSRVYNTFWRCIARVFPTIQMVWNDKKKHNKALELAKILAKADLSWKHGNTGGAPSHRTDEWNEIYDIFSKDPGDEEEKQEKNLEKIHTTFKDEKVNVEKEDETPPTTFRSRFLYETPFIAAGRNGILEIVKAVLDVYPQAIEHVNKQNENIFHVVAKYRSAKILDYLLSSSNVPVSRQRNKLNTENGDSILHGAAYLSASSSRDRPGEALLMQSDLQWFEVFCLPFIY; via the exons ATGGGGAGTGTTGCAGCAATGACGAGGCCTTATCGAGCAGCGATGGAGGGAAAGTTGGGTGAGGTGAAGATCTTCTATCAGAAATACCCTGAAAGATTGCAAGCTCCTCTAACGGTCAATGGGGACACCGCCATCCACATTGCAGTTTTCATTAGAGACATGAAGTTGCTTAAATCTCTTCTTCAAATATTGAAATCACAAAGTGAGGAGTCTCCACCGTTTCCAATCTTAGgtgataaagaagaagaagaatcacTCTTTCAGGTAAAGAACCTTCATGGTCAAACTGCTCTTCATTTGGCAGCCGCTGACGGAAATCTCGAAGCTTTGAACCTCTTACTTTGTAAAGATGAAAAGCTACTCAATATTAGAAATGACAGAGGAGAAACTCCTCTGTTTGTGGCCGCTTCATATGGCAAAACAGAAGCTGTCAAGTATTTATATCGTAGAATCAAGGAGGACAAGAAACCTCACGTCGAACGAAAAGACAAAACTTCCATTCTTCATGTAGCTATTCTTGGCGAATACTTtg AAACGGCTGTGGAATTGCTCAACTCAGTCAACTGGGACGACGTTTCTCCTGATGCGGTGGATGCAAATGGTACCACTGGTTTTCAGCTTCTAGCTAACATGCCTTCTGCTTTCAAGAGTGCATACCGAATGGGCAAATTCAAGACGCTACTCTACTATT GCCTTCCCAATGTGGATTACGCTGAAAACTATGACAAGGGAAAACTACAGGTTACCTCGGGTCGGAATGAAGTAGATTTAGAGAGTGGCAGCGGAAGGGAAGATCACGAACCGTCTAATGAACAAACCGAGAATCGTCCGTCTG GGTTCTCAAGAGTGTATAATACCTTTTGGAGGTGCATAGCTAGAG TATTCCCAACCATTCAAATGGTGTGGAATGATAAGAAGAAGCATAACAAAGCGCTAGAGCTGGCCAAGATTTTAGCCAAAGCAGATCTTTCTTGGAAACATGGAAACACTGGTGGAGCTCCTAGTCATAGGACCGACGAGTGGAACGAGATTTACGACATATTCAGTAAAGATCCtggagatgaagaagaaaaacaagaaaaaaacttAGAGAAAATACACACGACTTTCAAAGATGAAAAAGTCAATGTAGAGAAAGAAGATGAAACTCCACCTACAACTTTCCGAAGTAGGTTTCTTTATGAGACTCCATTTATTGCAGCAGGAAGAAATGGGATCTTAGAGATAGTAAAGGCTGTTCTTGATGTTTACCCACAGGCCATCGAACATGTAAATAAGCAAAATGAGAATATATTTCATGTTGTAGCCAAATATCGCAGTGCAAAGATTTTGGATTATCTTCTATCTTCTTCAAATGTTCCCGTATCAAGACAGAGGAACAAGCTCAACACTGAAAACGGTGACAGTATTTTGCATGGTGCAGCATACTTATCTGCGTCTTCCTCAAGGGATAGGCCTGGGGAAGCCCTTCTCATGCAGTCCGACTTACAATGGTTTGAGGTGTTCTGTTTAccttttatatattaa
- the LOC107415694 gene encoding uncharacterized protein LOC107415694 isoform X1 has protein sequence MGSVAAMTRPYRAAMEGKLGEVKIFYQKYPERLQAPLTVNGDTAIHIAVFIRDMKLLKSLLQILKSQSEESPPFPILGDKEEEESLFQVKNLHGQTALHLAAADGNLEALNLLLCKDEKLLNIRNDRGETPLFVAASYGKTEAVKYLYRRIKEDKKPHVERKDKTSILHVAILGEYFETAVELLNSVNWDDVSPDAVDANGTTGFQLLANMPSAFKSAYRMGKFKTLLYYCLPNVDYAENYDKGKLQVTSGRNEVDLESGSGREDHEPSNEQTENRPSGFSRVYNTFWRCIARVFPTIQMVWNDKKKHNKALELAKILAKADLSWKHGNTGGAPSHRTDEWNEIYDIFSKDPGDEEEKQEKNLEKIHTTFKDEKVNVEKEDETPPTTFRSRFLYETPFIAAGRNGILEIVKAVLDVYPQAIEHVNKQNENIFHVVAKYRSAKILDYLLSSSNVPVSRQRNKLNTENGDSILHGAAYLSASSSRDRPGEALLMQSDLQWFERIKKIVPYYFINHQNYKRLTAQELFTEQHKQLLQDGQEWLRRTAEACTIVAVLIATVAFTCAYTVPGGSTDTGHPLLLKATPFSVFATSDALSLCFSLTSVVVFLSIMTSKMNEQDFRMSLPLKLLLGLTTLFLSVAFMMVAFSATLLLMIRERLHWAAIPIYTVACCPVTIFLLLQFPLYLNISWFTVTGLFTAK, from the exons ATGGGGAGTGTTGCAGCAATGACGAGGCCTTATCGAGCAGCGATGGAGGGAAAGTTGGGTGAGGTGAAGATCTTCTATCAGAAATACCCTGAAAGATTGCAAGCTCCTCTAACGGTCAATGGGGACACCGCCATCCACATTGCAGTTTTCATTAGAGACATGAAGTTGCTTAAATCTCTTCTTCAAATATTGAAATCACAAAGTGAGGAGTCTCCACCGTTTCCAATCTTAGgtgataaagaagaagaagaatcacTCTTTCAGGTAAAGAACCTTCATGGTCAAACTGCTCTTCATTTGGCAGCCGCTGACGGAAATCTCGAAGCTTTGAACCTCTTACTTTGTAAAGATGAAAAGCTACTCAATATTAGAAATGACAGAGGAGAAACTCCTCTGTTTGTGGCCGCTTCATATGGCAAAACAGAAGCTGTCAAGTATTTATATCGTAGAATCAAGGAGGACAAGAAACCTCACGTCGAACGAAAAGACAAAACTTCCATTCTTCATGTAGCTATTCTTGGCGAATACTTtg AAACGGCTGTGGAATTGCTCAACTCAGTCAACTGGGACGACGTTTCTCCTGATGCGGTGGATGCAAATGGTACCACTGGTTTTCAGCTTCTAGCTAACATGCCTTCTGCTTTCAAGAGTGCATACCGAATGGGCAAATTCAAGACGCTACTCTACTATT GCCTTCCCAATGTGGATTACGCTGAAAACTATGACAAGGGAAAACTACAGGTTACCTCGGGTCGGAATGAAGTAGATTTAGAGAGTGGCAGCGGAAGGGAAGATCACGAACCGTCTAATGAACAAACCGAGAATCGTCCGTCTG GGTTCTCAAGAGTGTATAATACCTTTTGGAGGTGCATAGCTAGAG TATTCCCAACCATTCAAATGGTGTGGAATGATAAGAAGAAGCATAACAAAGCGCTAGAGCTGGCCAAGATTTTAGCCAAAGCAGATCTTTCTTGGAAACATGGAAACACTGGTGGAGCTCCTAGTCATAGGACCGACGAGTGGAACGAGATTTACGACATATTCAGTAAAGATCCtggagatgaagaagaaaaacaagaaaaaaacttAGAGAAAATACACACGACTTTCAAAGATGAAAAAGTCAATGTAGAGAAAGAAGATGAAACTCCACCTACAACTTTCCGAAGTAGGTTTCTTTATGAGACTCCATTTATTGCAGCAGGAAGAAATGGGATCTTAGAGATAGTAAAGGCTGTTCTTGATGTTTACCCACAGGCCATCGAACATGTAAATAAGCAAAATGAGAATATATTTCATGTTGTAGCCAAATATCGCAGTGCAAAGATTTTGGATTATCTTCTATCTTCTTCAAATGTTCCCGTATCAAGACAGAGGAACAAGCTCAACACTGAAAACGGTGACAGTATTTTGCATGGTGCAGCATACTTATCTGCGTCTTCCTCAAGGGATAGGCCTGGGGAAGCCCTTCTCATGCAGTCCGACTTACAATGGTTTGAG agaataaaaaaaattgtgccaTATTATTTCATCAACCATCAAAACTACAAGAGACTTACAGCCCAAGAATTGTTCACGGAGCAACACAAGCAGCTGCTCCAGGATGGGCAAGAGTGGCTAAGGCGAACAGCAGAGGCCTGTACCATAGTTGCGGTGCTTATTGCCACGGTTGCTTTCACATGTGCCTACACTGTCCCCGGAGGTTCCACTGACACCGGCCATCCTCTACTCCTCAAGGCAACCCCTTTCTCTGTCTTTGCCACCTCTGATGCATTGTCGCTGTGTTTCTCGCTGACTTCGGTGGTGGTTTTTCTGTCCATTATGACTTCCAAAATGAATGAGCAAGACTTCAGGATGTCTCTGCCGTTGAAGCTTCTATTGGGTCTAACCACACTGTTTTTATCAGTGGCATTCATGATGGTTGCTTTTTCTGCTACCCTTTTGCTTATGATAAGAGAAAGGCTACATTGGGCTGCCATTCCTATCTATACCGTCGCCTGCTGCCCTGTtaccatttttcttcttctccaattCCCTCTCTACCTCAATATTTCTTGGTTCACCGTAACTGGTTTGTTCACTGCCAAATAA